TTCGAGAGGAGGTCCGGACGGCGACGCGGGCGCCGTGACCGGCTGGACGGCCGTCACGCGCAGGATCGAGATCTACTCCCGCTGAGCTGCGTTACGGCGCGAGCCGGCGCAGCGTGACTCCGACCGCGCCGGGCGGCAGCGGTCGAGTTTGATCCTGCGCCGCCACGGGTCGGATCGTGATTGAAGATCGCTCGAGGCCGGCATCCATGAGCCCTTCCACAACACGCTCCGCCAGCCGCGCGGCCCGGAGTGATTCATCGGTGCCCGTGACGTAACGCAGCTCCGCTGTGATCCCCGGCCCGCTGATATCCCACGACACCGAATCGATCGAAGTCGTGCCCGATTCGGTCACGATCGTCTCGTTCGCCAGGGTGTCGAGCGGCGTCGCTCCCTTGGCGCCGGATGGCGGTTGTTCCTCCGGGGGCGGCTCCCGCCACGCTCGCGGAACGAACAGAGCCAGAGCCGCGGCCGCGGCCAGTCCCACCGGCAACAGGAAAGCCCGACGCCGCGTTCGCCGCGCACGCAAGGAAATCACCGGAGCTCCCTGAGCAGCCTCAGCCCGCCGCACGCGAATCTTCTCCGTCAACGAAGCGGACGGCTTGCTCCCGAGGCTCAGTGCCGCCGTCACGCGGCGGATGGCCGCTATCTCCTCCCGGCACTCGGCGCACGATGCGACGTGGGCGGTCACGCGCTCGTCCATCGCTTCTCCGTCGGCATGCGCTTGCAGCTCGGCGGCATCGGGATGCGTCCCGTTCATATCCTCAGCCATTCGGCGCTCTCAACGGAGACACGAGGTACTTGCGAATTGCGACCAGCCAATTCCGCGCGGTTGCTTCGGTCAGGTTCAATTTCTTTCCGATCTCCTCGTAGCCGTAGCCATCGCGGTACAGATCGATGAACTCGGCCCAGCGTTGATGCTTCGGCTCGGCGCTCGAGCGCAGCTCCGCGATCCGCCGCTCGAGCTCGAGCAGCTCGTCCCGATCCACCGAGTCCAGCTCCGCTGCGATCGCGTTCGCCTCATCCTCGAATGAGACGTTGCGCCGCTTCGCCCCCGAGCCCTGCCGTCCCTTCCAGTCTCCGGTCAGCTTCTCGCGCGCGCGGAGCGCGGCGCGAACGGCGACCTGCGCGAGCCACTTTTCCGGCTTCCCTTCTTCCCTGTACTGCCCGGCCGCTTCCATCAACCCTACTAATACATCGCTCGTGACGTCTTCCGTCGCCTCCCGCGGCTCTCGCAGCCAGGAGATCGTTCGCAGCACGTAAAAGACCCGCGTCCACACCAAGTCGCGATAACCCTGATAACATGCCGCCCATGCCGCTTTCCTGACCTCTTCAGATTCGGAGCGCATCTGGAGCAACAGCTGCCCGAGATCGGCGCTCATCTATAGAGATGGATGACGGCGGGGGCGGCGATTGCCATCCGGATCAGCATTCGGGCACTCGATGACAAATCGTGGTCACGCCGTATTCATTGAGTTGCGGGCCGTCGTCCAGCCGTGTTGCGGAATCTGCAGTGCGTTCCCAGTTTACGGCGATGTGCCCCGCCTGCAAGGCGCACCTCCATTTTGCGGATATTTGAATGGCGACGGAAGGGCGGCCCAGGACGCCGGTAAAGACCGCTGCGCTCACTTACGTTCCCACCGTAGGCGCCTTCGTCGCGCTCGCGAACAACATCTTCTCGCTGCTTGGAGCCACGCCCACCTGGCAGCGCCGAATCGTGCTCGGGGTGCTCGCATCGGTCCCGGTCGTTCTCGCGATTACGTGGATTTTCGGCACGCCGAGGACGGGCGACAGCTGGTTCGCGCGCGCGACCCGGACTCGCTCCGGGCGGCTGGCCTTCGCCGCGGTTCCCACAGTGCTTGTCGCGGCGACCCTCATGTGGACCATTGGGCCGCTTGCCGCGGGCGAAACGAAGGTCGAGCCGCGCGTCTCGGTTGCCCAGTTCCGCGACGACAGCCCGCAGAGTGACCACGCATATCTTGCCAGCGGGCTGTCCGAAGAGCTGGCACTGGCTCTGGAGCGCGTGCCGGGGATGGAGGTGCTCGACTCACCCGACTCCGCCGTCGTCCTCATCGAAGGCGCCGTGAGCCGGTGGAAGGACAGCCTGCGCGTCACCGCCAAGCTCCTGCGCAACTCCGACAAGCGGCGCCTCCGAACGGTACGGTACGAGCGCCCGTTCGGCGACGTGTTCGCGCTGCAGGATTCCCTCTCGCGGGACATCGTGCGGGAGCTCCTGCCGCACATTCCGGGCGGTCTGACGAAGGGCGGGATCCGCATGCGGGATCCGCTGCCCGAGGCGTACGACCTGTATCTTCGTGCTCGCTTCGCGCGTGACAGCGAAGGAAATGTGGCCAGGGCAGATTCGCTTTTCCGGGCCGCGCTCGCGGTCGATCCGTCGTTCGCGCGCGCGCGGCAGGATCTCGCGGCACTGGGATCCGGCGCGCGCTGACCTGCTGTTCCGACACAAACTGATACAATCAACGGAGGGTTCGATGCGTTCGATGCTCGATCGGAAGAGCTTGCTGTGTGGGGTGGTGATCGCTGCCGTAGCCGCAGCGTGCGTTCCGCCCGGAGTCAGCACGGTCGTGGGCGGCACGTGCGCGATGTGCGCGGTGTTCGATAAGAAGGCCGAGGTCCCCGCGGCGGCCAAGGCGGTTTCTCCCGGCACCCGCGCGGCGGACGTCGTCGCGCTCGCCGCGAACCTGGCGGATCACGGTTACAGCACCAACTCCCCGCTGTCGCTTTTGACCGCCGCCGAGCTGCTCATGCAGGCTTCCCCGACGGCGCTGAGCGGAAAGCGGGGCATCACGATGCCCGCGGTCACGGCCAAGTCCGGCGCGGCGGTG
This sequence is a window from Gemmatimonadaceae bacterium. Protein-coding genes within it:
- a CDS encoding sigma-70 family RNA polymerase sigma factor — its product is MSADLGQLLLQMRSESEEVRKAAWAACYQGYRDLVWTRVFYVLRTISWLREPREATEDVTSDVLVGLMEAAGQYREEGKPEKWLAQVAVRAALRAREKLTGDWKGRQGSGAKRRNVSFEDEANAIAAELDSVDRDELLELERRIAELRSSAEPKHQRWAEFIDLYRDGYGYEEIGKKLNLTEATARNWLVAIRKYLVSPLRAPNG